The Fibrobacter sp. UWB5 genome contains a region encoding:
- a CDS encoding SPOR domain-containing protein has protein sequence MRKILAVICFCALAFAAEPTDLDTLFRGKEYKPVLNASLRDSASTKNDAMPKAAAKASKSDGYYMLQFESVADFDAAQRRRAQLSASTGYAVQVVFDAPFYKLRGGGWGNKKAAEDKARELSAYNITAFVVKVK, from the coding sequence ATGCGAAAGATTTTAGCTGTTATTTGTTTTTGCGCTTTGGCCTTTGCCGCCGAACCGACCGATTTGGATACCCTTTTCCGCGGCAAGGAATACAAACCTGTTTTGAACGCCTCCCTGCGCGATAGCGCTAGCACCAAGAATGATGCTATGCCGAAGGCCGCTGCCAAGGCTTCCAAGTCTGACGGCTACTACATGCTCCAGTTTGAATCGGTGGCTGATTTCGATGCCGCCCAGCGTCGCCGCGCCCAGCTTTCTGCAAGCACTGGCTATGCGGTCCAGGTGGTGTTCGACGCCCCGTTCTACAAGCTCCGTGGCGGTGGCTGGGGTAACAAGAAAGCCGCCGAAGACAAGGCTCGCGAACTGTCCGCCTACAACATTACCGCTTTCGTCGTGAAGGTGAAGTAA